In the genome of Lathyrus oleraceus cultivar Zhongwan6 chromosome 4, CAAS_Psat_ZW6_1.0, whole genome shotgun sequence, the window GCTGGTCGATTACGTGCAGAGCTTCAGCTTGGGGTTCTGGGCGAATCGACAGGGCGTGCCCTACCTGGATGAGGCCGGGGAACTAATCACCGAGGCGCGTTATATCAATACGAAGGCTCTGCTCGAGTGTGATACCGAGGAGGAAGCTCTGGCGTTATTGAGTAGGCAGACTTTGTTTagctttttatttctgtttatgaCTTCGCTCGCTAATGTTGGTGTGTAATTTATTTGCAGGTGCCATGCCCAATGCTCGTGATCGGGTGCTGAAGCTAGCGAATCAGGTCGGCGCTCCTGACCGGGtgcccaagaagaagaagaaaactgtGGCCCGTCCCTTGGAGACTGCTGGCGATGCCGGGGCTAGTCCCTCGCAGGCGGCGAGCGTGATTCCTTCCTCTCCTCCTCGATCTAACCCGATCAACATTCCTGATAGCAGTCCGTCGCCAGCGGCTTCTCCCCTCCATAAACGGAAGCGTCCGGCTGGGGCCCTTACCAGGTCGTCTCCAGGAAGTTCGAATGGACCGGGCAGCTATCTTCTACCTCCCTGCTATGTGGAACGGTCGTTCTTCAAGGCCGAGGAGTCGATTGCTGTGCCTGCGCCTGAGGCCAAGGCTATTCTGGACCAGGATGTTGCTGCCCGGAGGAAAGATCTGGCCAGGGATATTGCTGCTGTCATCCGGGTGATGGAGACGGCCATGGTTTTGACCGACACTTCGGTCTCCACCGCCTCGCTGGAGGATGCCCTTTTGCAGGTTCGGACGGAGAAGGAAAGACTATCTAAAGATCTGTCGGACTACAAAGAAGAGCATCAGCTGCAGGAAGGGCTGAGCCAGAAGCTGGAGGAGGTGGAAAAGGAGAGGGACCAGTTGAAGGCTGCTAAGGCGAGCTTGGAAGAGCAGGTGGTCGACCATCAGAAGCTGACCGAGGACAACGCTGGCCTACGGGCTCAGGTTGAGTCTCTCGAGGGAAAGGTCCGTCCTCTGGCAGATGAGACCGAGGAGGAACGCGCCCTTGGTTCGCGCGGTGAGCTGCTAGGGCATATTCGGACTCTCAACCAAGATCTCGTGGCCTGCTTCAAAGAGGGTTTCGACAATGCTGTCGAGCAGCTCGGGCTTCTGAACCCTGAGTTGGTGACAGTAGGGTCGGCCTATAACTGCTGCGTCCGGGATGGTGAGATTATCTGCCCGTTTGAAGCGGAGGAGGAGCtggggggagaagaagaagaagaggatgaagaggtgctccgagcggagtcttagtttatttgtttttctttgattttAGTTATCATGGCCTGCGTGCCTTATGTATTTGGCCTTCGGGCGTTGTAATATGGCCTTCGGGCGTACTTGGCTTCGGCCGCTCTTATCGTTTTTAATGTATGAATATTTACGTTATCATTCATTGTGCTCGTTTGTGTTTGATACTTGTTTGTATGAGTTCGTACTCTGCTCGACTTTGTTAATCTCCTCGGTTTAGGGAACCGACGAAGTGTCGGGCTTTGTGCCCGTGGGTATCGAGGCCCGGGTCCGTTGTTCGAACCCTGGTCCCGAGGCTTGGGCCCTCCCATCGCGAGCTGGGTGCCCTGCCAGTCCTGGTACTTCGACGTTGAGTCTTGGTCAAGATCCCAACCGTCGGGGAGGGTTGTGTTTGTTATGTGACCCCGGATCGTTCCCGGGTCTCGTGGTTCCTCCCTGGGGTTTTGGGGACGAAGAGCGTGGTCGTACCTGCCACGTCTCCCCGTGGTGTATTTAGCTGTAATATTGTCTAAGTTTTTCTGCGTTCCATGGTCGAGCGAGTTGTTCTCCTTGTAGGTTTTCTAGGTAATAGGCCCCGTTGCTCGTTTTGTCGCGGACGCGGTAAGGGCCTTCCCAGTTGGCCGCCAGTTTGCCCTCTCTCGGGTTTTTCTGGTTTCTTCTGAGGACCAGGGTGCCGACCTGGAACTCTCTTTTTATGACTTTCGCGTCATGGCGTAGTGCTATTTTTTGTTTGAGGGTTGTTTCCCTGAGAGCTGCTTCGGAACGTATCTCCTCGACTAGGTCGAGCTCGGCTCTAAGGGTTTCATCGTTCATTTCCTCGTCTAGGGGCTCCTCCGTCCTCCTCGTTGGCGCCCGTATCTCCACCGGGATGACTGCCTCGGTGCCGTAAGTTAGTCGGAACGGGGTTTCCCCGGTGGTAGAATGTGGTGTCGTGCGGTAGGCCCATAGCACGCTATGTAGCTCCTCGACCCATGCCCTCTTTGCCTCACCGAGTCTGCGTTTGAGGCCACGTAAGATTACCCTATTGGCCGCCTCTGCTTGCCCGTTCGTCTGCGGATGCTCGACAGACGTGAAATGCTGTGTGGTGCCCAGGCTGGCGATGAAGTCCTGGAATCCTCCGTCCGTGAATTGTGTCCCGTTGTCTGTGACAAGTGCCTGGGGTATACCGAACCGAGCGAGGATGTTGCGTTTGAAGAACCGGAGAATGTTCTGCGCGGTTATTTTAGCCAGTGCCTCCGCCtcgatccatttggtgaagtaatccaccccgacgatgaggtatttattctgatatgatccggtgacgaagggtccgaggatgtccatgccccaccacgcgaagggccatggggaagacaGTGATTTGAGGTCGTTCGGGGGTGCGAGGTGCATGTCGGCATGTCGTTGGCATTTGTCACATCTTTTGACGTGCTCTTTCGAATCGTTTTGCATGGTCGGCCAGTAGTAGCCTGCTCGAAGGGCTTTTCGTGCGAGCGATCGTCCGCCGAGGTGTTGAGCGTTAATTCCCCGGTGTATCTCTCCAAGTATGTCGGGGACTTTCTCTTCCTCCACGCATTTGAGTAGTGGGATGGAGAATCCTCTCCGGTAGAGTTTGCCTTCGAGGAGTACGTACGAGCATGCGCGTCGTTTGACAGTGGTCGCCTCTTTCGGGTCAGCCGGGAGTTCGTCTCGTGTGAGGTAATTGTAGATGGGTGTCATCCAACAGCGGGCATCTCCAATAGCGTTGACCTCGAGTGGAGGCGGTAGTTTGTCGATGCTGGGCCGAGGGAGAATTTCTTGGATTACTGATTTATTCCCACCCTTTTTCCTCGTGCTGGCTAGTTTCGAGAGAACGTCTGCCCGTGTGTTGTGCTCGCGGGGTATGTGTTGAACTTCCCATTTTTCAAATCTATCAAGTTTTTCTTTGACGAGGGACAAGTACTCGAGGAGGTTGTCGTTCTTGGCTCGGTATTCTCCTCGCACTTGTGAGGCCACGAGCTGGGAGTCGGTGGATATTTTTACCTCTTTTGCTCCCAGGTCCTCGGCTAACCTCAGGCCTGCGAGGaaggcttcgtattcggcttggTTGTTTGATGTTGGGAACGCTAGCGCTAATGATACCTCTATCAGGATCCCTTCTTCATTTTCGAGGATGATCCCGGCCCCGCTGCCTGATGTGTTAGAGGCGCCATCGACGAAGATCGTCCATTTGTGGGCGCTTTC includes:
- the LOC127074756 gene encoding uncharacterized protein LOC127074756 isoform X1, coding for MVETISREDPPNWYCCAPKEEDRICHHFPGKQFTMYEFAFREAGIRLPFNSFQMSVFKWLRLAPSQLHPNALAFMRAFELVCQFLGIGCTRALFFHVFHLQRSGSRGRHSWVSFKQPVRLFKTYEDSVRHFKNRWYVVMPITRAALHSLYYYQRKPNGEETLMSKIPLRWQRDHFDLSTAHYRVKYAMLGEEDRLAYKKLVDYVQSFSLGFWANRQGVPYLDEAGELITEARYINTKALLECDTEEEALALLSAMPNARDRVLKLANQVGAPDRVPKKKKKTVARPLETAGDAGASPSQAASVIPSSPPRSNPINIPDSSPSPAASPLHKRKRPAGALTRSSPGSSNGPGSYLLPPCYVERSFFKAEESIAVPAPEAKAILDQDVAARRKDLARDIAAVIRVMETAMVLTDTSVSTASLEDALLQVRTEKERLSKDLSDYKEEHQLQEGLSQKLEEVEKERDQLKAAKASLEEQVVDHQKLTEDNAGLRAQVESLEGKVRPLADETEEERALGSRGELLGHIRTLNQDLVACFKEGFDNAVEQLGLLNPELVTVGSAYNCCVRDGEIICPFEAEEELGGEEEEEDEEVLRAES
- the LOC127074756 gene encoding uncharacterized protein LOC127074756 isoform X2, giving the protein MSGAMPNARDRVLKLANQVGAPDRVPKKKKKTVARPLETAGDAGASPSQAASVIPSSPPRSNPINIPDSSPSPAASPLHKRKRPAGALTRSSPGSSNGPGSYLLPPCYVERSFFKAEESIAVPAPEAKAILDQDVAARRKDLARDIAAVIRVMETAMVLTDTSVSTASLEDALLQVRTEKERLSKDLSDYKEEHQLQEGLSQKLEEVEKERDQLKAAKASLEEQVVDHQKLTEDNAGLRAQVESLEGKVRPLADETEEERALGSRGELLGHIRTLNQDLVACFKEGFDNAVEQLGLLNPELVTVGSAYNCCVRDGEIICPFEAEEELGGEEEEEDEEVLRAES